A window of Leptotrichia wadei contains these coding sequences:
- a CDS encoding PhnE/PtxC family ABC transporter permease: MNLNEKDIFKQRFHSKIVFILIIISLYVISSIISGFQNGTAFSSIPAGIFWLLQKFIPTQNALQYFPEIINSALKTVLLAITSTIISAIFASFLAIIGSNSTGINIFTKIITKVIASFFRNMPIVAWSLILVFSFKQSQFTGFLALFLITFGYLTRAFSETIDDVAGDVIEALKSVGASYFQIIFCGVIPSISSQLLSWLLFFIETGVRESTLVGILTGTGIGFTFSLYYKSFRYDAAGLVILVVTVIVVGVEMLSNKLRSELM; encoded by the coding sequence ATGAATTTAAACGAAAAAGATATTTTTAAACAGAGATTTCATTCTAAAATTGTATTTATATTAATAATTATTTCACTTTACGTAATATCCTCTATTATTTCAGGCTTTCAAAATGGAACGGCATTTTCCTCAATTCCAGCTGGAATTTTTTGGCTACTTCAAAAATTTATCCCCACACAAAATGCCCTTCAATATTTTCCTGAAATAATAAATTCTGCTTTAAAAACAGTTTTACTTGCCATAACTTCCACAATAATTTCAGCAATATTTGCCTCATTTTTAGCAATCATCGGTTCAAATTCAACTGGAATCAATATTTTTACAAAAATTATAACAAAAGTAATCGCTTCATTTTTTAGAAATATGCCAATTGTAGCCTGGTCATTAATACTTGTATTTTCCTTTAAGCAAAGCCAATTTACAGGCTTTCTGGCGTTATTTCTAATAACATTTGGATATTTGACACGTGCCTTTTCTGAAACAATAGATGATGTTGCAGGTGATGTAATTGAAGCATTAAAATCAGTAGGAGCTTCATACTTTCAAATAATATTTTGTGGAGTTATTCCAAGTATATCTTCCCAGCTTTTATCCTGGCTTCTATTTTTCATAGAAACTGGAGTTAGAGAATCAACATTAGTTGGAATTTTAACAGGAACTGGAATTGGATTTACATTTAGCTTATATTACAAAAGTTTCCGTTACGATGCCGCTGGGCTTGTAATTTTAGTCGTTACAGTGATTGTAGTTGGTGTAGAAATGCTTTCAAACAAACTTAGAAGTGAATTAATGTAA
- a CDS encoding PhnE/PtxC family ABC transporter permease produces the protein MEKIKIKKLTKSRIYLYTTLSVLSVITVYTLATMDFGGVNIIEATRHFFKDLKTMFFSPSLSDRYTYAQVFQSLAVTIALAVLTTIIGSFIALFLSFFAAQNLSNKHLSKTIKLGLSFIRAIPTILWVMVFSVVANVGVEAAIIGMTFHSIAYLVKAYSESIEEIDSGIIEALRATGASFWKIIFQGVLPSTVTSILSWTFIRFEINFTNAVLVGAAAGAGGIGYDMFMSGTMYFDIREIGVFVYLIFGVAIILEFISYLLRKKYLKN, from the coding sequence TTGGAAAAAATAAAAATAAAAAAACTTACAAAATCAAGAATTTATTTATACACAACCTTATCAGTATTATCAGTTATTACCGTTTATACTTTAGCCACAATGGATTTTGGCGGTGTCAATATCATTGAAGCAACTAGACATTTTTTCAAGGACTTAAAAACAATGTTTTTTTCTCCAAGTTTATCTGACAGATACACTTATGCCCAAGTGTTTCAAAGCCTTGCAGTAACAATCGCCCTAGCAGTCCTTACAACAATAATTGGCTCATTTATAGCATTATTTTTATCTTTTTTTGCAGCCCAAAATCTTTCCAATAAACATTTATCAAAAACTATAAAATTAGGTTTATCCTTTATTCGAGCAATCCCAACAATATTATGGGTTATGGTCTTTTCAGTCGTCGCAAATGTTGGAGTAGAAGCTGCAATTATAGGAATGACCTTCCACAGTATCGCCTACCTCGTAAAAGCCTATTCTGAAAGCATCGAAGAGATAGACAGCGGAATTATCGAAGCTTTGAGAGCAACAGGAGCTTCATTTTGGAAAATTATCTTTCAAGGAGTTTTACCAAGCACTGTAACTTCCATTTTATCCTGGACTTTTATCCGTTTTGAAATAAACTTTACAAATGCAGTTTTAGTTGGAGCTGCTGCTGGAGCTGGTGGAATTGGATACGATATGTTTATGTCTGGAACAATGTATTTTGATATACGTGAAATTGGAGTATTTGTATACTTAATATTTGGTGTAGCAATTATATTGGAATTTATTTCATATTTATTGAGAAAAAAATATTTGAAAAATTAA
- the secY gene encoding preprotein translocase subunit SecY — protein MTLAEAVSSRVKAIFNIPELEKRVTFTLLMIMVARVGIHIAVPGINTEAFKNFQQGNAIAQFLNLFSGGAVERASIFALGIVPYINASIVFQLLGVIFPKIDEMQKEGGKERDKITQWSRYVTIVLAIIQSFGIAILMQNQGLVLEPGPKFVLSTVVLITGGTSFLMWISERISIRGIGNGTSMLIFLNIVAGLPSVISNMYAGLPSGMGKVLLGLSVIVFIIFIALMVIVQLAERRIPIQYAGKGSLGFGGGQSTVGKRTYLPLKINMSGVMPIIFASVLMAAPSFLVSMMKSGNLKNFLAAQFEPKGVFYLLLFAILITVFSFFYTLTIAFDPDKVADDLKQSGGTIPTIRAGKETADYLEKVATRVTFGSAIFLSLLGIMPNIWFGYILNLPVMLGGTSLLILVGTAVEILLQIDSFLAVKHMKSFVNRRHR, from the coding sequence TTGACTCTAGCTGAAGCAGTATCAAGTAGGGTAAAAGCTATTTTTAATATACCTGAGTTAGAAAAAAGAGTAACATTTACATTACTTATGATAATGGTTGCAAGAGTTGGAATTCACATAGCAGTTCCTGGAATTAATACAGAAGCTTTTAAAAATTTCCAGCAAGGAAATGCGATTGCTCAATTTTTAAATTTATTTTCAGGTGGAGCTGTTGAAAGAGCTTCAATTTTTGCATTGGGAATTGTCCCTTACATTAATGCTTCCATTGTATTTCAATTATTAGGAGTTATTTTTCCTAAAATTGATGAAATGCAAAAGGAAGGTGGAAAAGAAAGAGATAAAATAACTCAGTGGTCAAGATATGTAACAATTGTACTTGCAATAATTCAATCTTTTGGAATTGCAATATTAATGCAAAATCAAGGGTTAGTATTAGAACCAGGTCCAAAATTTGTACTTAGTACAGTAGTTTTAATTACAGGTGGAACTTCATTTTTAATGTGGATCTCTGAAAGAATCTCAATAAGAGGTATTGGAAATGGGACATCAATGTTGATTTTCTTAAATATTGTTGCAGGATTGCCATCTGTTATTAGTAATATGTATGCTGGATTGCCTAGTGGAATGGGAAAAGTTTTATTGGGATTATCAGTAATAGTATTTATAATATTTATTGCATTAATGGTAATTGTTCAATTGGCTGAAAGAAGAATTCCTATCCAATATGCTGGAAAAGGAAGTCTTGGATTTGGCGGTGGGCAAAGTACTGTTGGAAAAAGAACATACTTGCCATTAAAAATAAATATGTCTGGAGTAATGCCAATAATCTTTGCATCAGTTTTGATGGCAGCACCTTCATTTTTAGTATCAATGATGAAATCTGGAAATTTAAAAAACTTTTTAGCAGCTCAATTTGAGCCGAAAGGAGTTTTTTACTTACTTTTATTTGCAATATTAATTACAGTATTTTCATTTTTCTATACACTTACAATTGCTTTTGATCCAGATAAGGTAGCAGATGATTTGAAGCAAAGTGGAGGAACAATTCCAACAATAAGAGCTGGAAAGGAAACTGCTGATTATTTGGAAAAAGTTGCAACGAGAGTAACATTTGGGAGTGCAATATTTTTATCATTATTGGGAATTATGCCAAATATTTGGTTTGGATATATTTTAAATCTTCCAGTAATGCTTGGAGGAACAAGTTTACTAATTTTAGTTGGGACTGCTGTAGAAATATTATTGCAAATAGACTCATTCTTGGCAGTTAAACATATGAAGAGCTTTGTAAATAGAAGACATCGTTAA
- the rplO gene encoding 50S ribosomal protein L15 → MNLNELRPAAGSKRERRRVGRGHGTGWGKTAGKGHNGQKQRSGSYVSPIFEGGQMPIIRRIPKRGFSNAPFKKDIIAITLSDIVEKFNDGDVVSLETLVENGIVKNPKFIKKYSDEVLRNIKGRRAVKEYLNSNIEAYVKEKEFTSLLKIIGNTEVNKKLTVKAHRISKAAKELIEKAGGSVELLEIKSYSAKAGNNKKEDGDK, encoded by the coding sequence ATGAATCTTAATGAATTAAGACCTGCTGCTGGATCGAAAAGAGAAAGAAGAAGAGTAGGAAGAGGACACGGAACTGGTTGGGGTAAAACAGCTGGTAAAGGTCATAATGGACAAAAACAAAGATCAGGTTCTTATGTATCACCAATATTTGAAGGTGGACAAATGCCTATTATTAGAAGAATCCCTAAAAGAGGATTTTCTAATGCACCATTTAAAAAAGATATTATAGCAATTACATTGTCTGATATTGTTGAAAAATTTAATGATGGAGATGTAGTTAGCTTAGAAACATTAGTTGAAAATGGAATAGTTAAAAACCCTAAATTTATAAAAAAATATTCTGATGAAGTGTTAAGAAATATAAAAGGAAGAAGAGCTGTAAAAGAATACTTAAACTCAAATATTGAGGCTTATGTAAAAGAAAAGGAATTTACTAGCTTATTAAAAATTATAGGGAATACAGAAGTTAATAAAAAATTAACTGTAAAAGCACACAGAATCTCAAAAGCAGCTAAAGAATTAATCGAAAAAGCTGGAGGAAGTGTAGAATTATTAGAAATCAAATCATATTCAGCTAAAGCAGGAAATAATAAAAAAGAAGATGGAGATAAGTAA
- the rpmD gene encoding 50S ribosomal protein L30 produces the protein MSKVKVTLVKGINGRKPNHVATVKSLGLRKISQSAVHNKTADIEGKIKLVSYLLKVEEV, from the coding sequence ATGTCTAAAGTAAAAGTAACACTTGTAAAAGGAATTAATGGAAGAAAACCTAATCATGTTGCGACTGTAAAATCACTTGGATTAAGAAAAATCAGTCAAAGCGCAGTTCATAACAAAACTGCTGATATAGAAGGAAAAATTAAATTAGTTTCTTATTTACTTAAAGTAGAGGAGGTTTAA
- the rpsE gene encoding 30S ribosomal protein S5, producing MARDRDNRERESEYKERLLRISRVSKTVKGGRRISFSVLAAVGDEKGKVGIGLGKANGVPDAIKKAIANAKKNLVNVSLKGGTLPHEQIGKYNATSVLLKPASKGTGVIAGSATRELLELAGVTDVLTKIRGSKTKDNVARATLEGLKQLRSLEDVARLRGKSVEEILG from the coding sequence TTGGCTAGAGATAGAGATAACAGAGAAAGAGAAAGTGAATATAAAGAAAGACTTTTAAGAATAAGCAGAGTTTCTAAAACTGTTAAAGGAGGAAGAAGAATTTCATTCTCAGTATTGGCAGCTGTTGGAGATGAAAAAGGAAAAGTAGGTATCGGTTTAGGAAAAGCTAACGGTGTACCTGATGCAATTAAAAAAGCTATTGCAAACGCTAAGAAAAACCTAGTAAATGTTTCATTAAAGGGTGGAACATTACCACATGAGCAAATTGGTAAATATAATGCAACTAGCGTATTATTAAAACCAGCTTCAAAAGGGACAGGAGTTATTGCTGGTTCAGCAACTAGGGAATTGCTTGAGTTAGCAGGTGTAACTGACGTGCTTACAAAAATTAGAGGTTCAAAAACTAAAGATAACGTTGCAAGAGCAACTTTAGAAGGTCTTAAACAATTACGTTCTCTTGAAGACGTGGCAAGACTTAGAGGAAAATCAGTTGAAGAAATTTTAGGATAA
- the rplR gene encoding 50S ribosomal protein L18, producing the protein MVKKFDRNKLRQKKHRSIRKKIVGTAERPRLAVYRSLQNIFVQVIDDTTGNTLVSASTIEKGAKIEKGSNIEAAKQVGERIAKKALDKGITAVVFDRGGYIYTGRIKAVADAAREAGLKF; encoded by the coding sequence ATGGTAAAAAAATTTGATAGAAATAAATTAAGACAAAAAAAACATAGAAGTATTAGAAAAAAAATCGTTGGAACTGCTGAAAGACCTAGACTTGCTGTGTATAGAAGTTTACAAAATATCTTCGTTCAAGTAATTGATGATACAACAGGAAACACTTTAGTTTCTGCATCAACTATTGAAAAAGGTGCTAAAATTGAAAAAGGTTCAAATATTGAAGCAGCTAAACAAGTTGGAGAAAGAATTGCTAAAAAAGCATTAGATAAAGGAATTACTGCTGTTGTATTCGACAGAGGTGGATATATTTACACAGGAAGAATTAAAGCTGTGGCAGATGCTGCTAGAGAAGCAGGATTAAAATTCTAA
- the rplF gene encoding 50S ribosomal protein L6: MSRIGNKPITIPAGVEVKQDGHTFTVKGPKGQLVRELSSEIKVNIDGNEITFERPNDLPSIRALHGTTRANLNNMIVGVSEGFSKGLELVGVGYRVQASGKGLTLSLGYSHPVEIEAVDGITFKVEGNTKISVEGIDKQLVGQVAANIRAKRAPEPYKGKGVKYADEVIRRKEGKKG, translated from the coding sequence ATGTCAAGAATAGGTAACAAACCTATAACTATACCTGCTGGTGTTGAAGTTAAGCAGGATGGTCATACTTTTACTGTAAAAGGGCCAAAAGGGCAATTAGTAAGAGAATTAAGCAGTGAAATTAAAGTAAATATTGATGGTAATGAAATTACATTTGAAAGACCAAATGATTTACCAAGTATTAGAGCTCTTCATGGGACTACAAGAGCAAATTTAAACAATATGATTGTTGGAGTAAGTGAAGGATTTTCTAAAGGATTGGAATTAGTCGGAGTAGGATATAGAGTACAGGCTAGTGGAAAAGGATTGACTTTATCTTTAGGATATTCACATCCAGTTGAAATTGAAGCAGTAGATGGAATTACTTTTAAAGTTGAAGGAAATACTAAAATTTCTGTTGAAGGAATTGACAAGCAATTAGTTGGACAAGTTGCTGCAAACATCAGAGCTAAGAGAGCGCCTGAACCTTACAAAGGAAAAGGAGTTAAATATGCTGACGAAGTAATTAGAAGAAAAGAAGGTAAGAAAGGATAG
- the rpsH gene encoding 30S ribosomal protein S8 — MYLTDPIADMLTRIRNGNMAKHAQVAVPFSRIKESIANILKNEGYINGYEIKEEGAIKNIVVSLKTVDGEAVIKGLKRISKPGRRVYTSVESLPKVLGGLGIAIVSTPQGVITDKECRKHNVGGEVLCYVW, encoded by the coding sequence ATGTATTTAACAGATCCTATTGCTGATATGCTTACTAGAATCAGAAACGGAAACATGGCTAAACATGCACAAGTTGCAGTACCATTTTCAAGAATTAAAGAAAGTATAGCAAATATATTAAAAAATGAAGGATATATAAACGGTTACGAAATTAAAGAAGAAGGAGCTATAAAAAATATAGTTGTTTCTTTAAAAACTGTAGATGGAGAAGCTGTAATTAAAGGGTTAAAGAGAATATCAAAACCTGGAAGAAGAGTTTACACATCAGTAGAAAGTTTACCTAAAGTATTAGGTGGATTAGGAATTGCCATTGTCTCAACACCACAAGGTGTTATTACAGACAAGGAATGCAGAAAGCATAATGTTGGTGGAGAAGTTCTTTGCTACGTGTGGTAA
- the rpsN gene encoding 30S ribosomal protein S14 produces MAKKAMVERNLKRQKTVDKYAAKRAELKARAKKGDREAVLELSKLPRNASPTRVRNRCQINGRPRGYMREFGISRVMFRQLAGEGVIPGVKKSSW; encoded by the coding sequence ATGGCTAAAAAAGCAATGGTTGAAAGAAACTTAAAAAGACAAAAAACAGTTGATAAATATGCAGCTAAAAGGGCTGAATTAAAAGCAAGAGCTAAAAAAGGTGACAGAGAAGCAGTTTTAGAGTTATCTAAATTGCCTAGAAATGCTTCGCCTACAAGAGTTAGAAATAGATGTCAAATTAACGGAAGACCAAGAGGTTACATGAGAGAATTTGGTATTTCAAGAGTTATGTTCAGACAATTAGCAGGAGAGGGAGTTATCCCAGGAGTAAAAAAATCAAGTTGGTAA
- the rplE gene encoding 50S ribosomal protein L5 codes for MDQKYIPRLQKLYKDEIVSSLMKELNLSNVMQVPKLNKIVVNMGIGEAVSNPKLIDAAITELAQITGQQPVARAARKSEAGFKLREGQKIGAKVTLRKEKMYEFLDRLISITLPRVRDFEGVSPKGFDGRGNYTLGLREQIVFPEIEIDKVDKIFGLGITIVSTAENDEQGRALLKAFGMPFAK; via the coding sequence GTGGACCAAAAATATATTCCAAGATTACAAAAATTATATAAAGATGAAATCGTTTCGTCATTAATGAAAGAACTAAATTTATCTAACGTTATGCAAGTACCTAAACTTAATAAAATAGTAGTTAATATGGGGATTGGAGAAGCAGTAAGCAATCCTAAATTAATAGATGCGGCTATCACTGAATTGGCACAAATTACAGGACAGCAGCCTGTAGCAAGAGCAGCTAGAAAATCAGAAGCTGGATTTAAATTAAGAGAAGGACAAAAAATTGGAGCGAAAGTTACATTAAGAAAAGAAAAAATGTATGAATTTCTTGATAGATTAATCAGTATTACTTTACCAAGAGTAAGAGATTTTGAAGGTGTTTCACCTAAAGGATTTGACGGAAGAGGGAATTATACATTAGGGTTAAGAGAACAAATCGTATTCCCTGAAATCGAGATTGATAAAGTAGATAAAATCTTTGGATTAGGAATCACAATTGTATCTACAGCAGAAAATGATGAGCAAGGAAGAGCTTTATTAAAAGCATTCGGAATGCCGTTTGCAAAATAG
- the rplX gene encoding 50S ribosomal protein L24, whose protein sequence is MAKPNLKSVPRKLHVKTGDTVIVISGRSKDLLRNENSTQTGDKGKIGKVLKVFPKTGKIIVEGVNIKKRHIKPNAMNPQGEVVEREMPIFSSKVMLWDETAGKPTRVRKEIRDGKKVRISVVSGNEI, encoded by the coding sequence GTGGCTAAACCAAACTTAAAATCAGTACCTAGAAAATTACATGTTAAAACTGGAGATACAGTTATTGTAATTAGTGGCAGATCAAAAGATTTGTTACGTAATGAAAACAGTACACAAACTGGAGATAAAGGAAAAATTGGAAAAGTATTAAAAGTTTTCCCTAAAACTGGAAAAATAATTGTTGAGGGTGTAAATATTAAAAAAAGACACATCAAACCTAATGCAATGAACCCACAAGGCGAAGTTGTAGAAAGAGAAATGCCAATTTTCTCATCTAAAGTAATGCTTTGGGATGAAACGGCAGGAAAACCTACAAGAGTAAGAAAAGAAATAAGAGATGGAAAAAAAGTAAGAATATCAGTTGTATCTGGTAATGAAATATAA